The genomic segment CCTCCAAGGACTCCTTGATCGCGGGGAAGAATGAGACTCTTCTCCCTCGTTCTCCGGCCAGCTACGAAACCGGATCCTGAAACGGAGGCCAACCGCGAGTTGGTGGAGTTCGTGCGTCTCGAGATCTTTCGCAACGAGCTTGAGCCTGCCCTCTGGTCCTCCGCCCTGTCGTGGAGCGGCGGCGTCCGTGAGACCGCTTTGGTGGAGTATGCGCGCCTTCGCGTGCGGCAGCTTTCCATCGAGCGCCCGCCCGCCTCCCGGGTCTTCGAGGGCCGTCTCCTGAAGGCTGGCCGCCGCATCCGCTCGGCCCAGGATCTCTTGGCTCTCGTGAATCGGGGCGATGCGGGAAATCTCCCCAAGCCGAAGCTGTCCTTCGCCGGGCTCTTCCTCCTCATGCTCGGCACCAGCGCCTTGGCTGCTTCGGCGAGCCCGCTCTATGCACCGCGCTTTCTCAATCAGGCGGAGCTTGAGGTGCTTCCCTTCACTCCGCTGGTCGGGCTCGTCGCGGTCCTCTTCGCGATGGTCTCCCGTGCGATTCTTCCCAAAGCCCGTGTCCGGCAGGACTGGAACCACTGGGTGGCCATCGTCGGCATCCTCGCCTGCATCGGTTCCTTCTGCATCGGCTCCAAGCTGATCATCTCCGAATCGCCGGAGCTGATTCTTCAGCTACTCAGCCTCCGGGATTGACCACTCGTCGCGATACGAAAAAAGGCCCGCCATCATAGCGGGCCTTTTCTTGAAATGAATCTCTGCGCGGGGCAGGAAAGCTTACAGCTTCTTGATCCGGATGTTGCGGAAGGCGACCTTGTCACCGTGGTCTTGGAAGACGATGTGACCCTTCTTCGCCTTGTTGAAGTGCTCCCAGCCGTTGAACTTGGACTTCGCCAGCGCCGCCTTGAATTCGTCGCTCGCCGTGTCCACGTCGGAGGTCACGTTACCGTTCAGGTAGAGGGTCACCTTCGTGCCTTTGATCACGATCCGGGTTTCGTTCCACTCGCCGACGGGCTTCGACCATTCCACCTTGCCCGGGTAGATGTCGTAGAAGCAACCGGCGATGTTACCCTTCTTCGTTTCGTGGGCATACTTGTGGCCCGCCTTGTCGAAGGAATCGAGAATCTGGTATTCCGGGCCGCTCACCCAGGGATACTGGTGCTCCTCGGTGGAGTGCCACATGATGCCGGAGTTGCCTTGGTCCGCGATCTTCCACTCGCAGCGGAAATCGAAGTCCTCGAACTCATCGTCCGTGATCAGGTCGCCACCGCCGCCGGAGGTGAGGGTGATCGCATCGTCCTCGATCTTCCATTGCTCCTTCGGCTCCTTCTGCTTGTAGGTGCGCCAGCCCTTCAGCGACTTGCCGTCGAAGAGTAGCTTGAAGTTTTCCTTCTTTTCTTCCGGAGAAAGTTCGTTCGGGGCGGAAAAGGCAGGCACTGCCATGGCGAGAAACAAGAGGACGGATTTCATCGTTTTCAACGGGTATCTGTTACGGTCGCAAAAGGCGTCCGGTTTAGCCGAGCACGTCTTCCATTGCGTCGATCAGCTCCTGCATCGTGGCTTCCGTCTCGTTCCCCATGTTGGAGATCCGGAAGGTGGTGCCCTTGATCTTGCCGTAGCCGCCGTTGATCAGGAAGTTGTGCTTCGTCTTGAGCGCCTTGATGAAGCCGGAGAGATCGAAACCTTCCGGAGTCTTGAAGCAGGTCAGCGCGGTGGAGCGGAATCCCTCCGGTGCGAAGTGCTCGAAACCTCGCTTGGCACCCCAGGCGTGGATCATCGCATTGGTCTTCGCGTGGCGGGCGAAGCGCGCTTCCATGCCCTCTTTCTCGATCAGGCCCAGGATGTACTGCAGCCCGTAGAGGATCGAGATCGCCGGTGTGGACGGCGTGTTGTTCACTGCCGCGTTCTTCGCGAATTCCACGAAGTCGAAGTAGTAGCCCCGGTTCGGCGTGCCCTTGGCCCGCTCCATGCCGGCCTCAGAGACGGCGAAGACCGCTAGGCCCGGCGGCAGCGCCAGCGCCTTCTGGACGCCGGCCAGCATCACGTCGATGCCGTTCGCATCCATGTCCACCGGCACCGTGGAGAGAGACGAAACCGTGTCCACGATCAGCATGGTGTCCGGGAAGGACTTCACCACCTTCGAGATCGCCGCCAGATCGTTGAGCACGCCGGTCGAAGTCTCGCTGTGGATCAAAGTCACCGTGTCGAAGCCGCCTTCGCTCAGCTTCGCGCGCACTGCTTCGGGGTCGATCTGCTGGCCCCACTCCACCTGCACGGAGTCGGCCTCGTAGCCGCACTTCTTGGCCACATCCAGCCACTTGTCGGAGAAGGCGCCGCAGCACAGGCAGAGCACCTTCTTGCGGGCCAGATTGCGCAGCGCACCCTCCATCACGCCCCAGGCGGAGGAGGTGGAAAGGAAGACCGGGCGGGAGGTACCGAAGATGGCCTGCAGGCCGGGTTGGAGCGAGGCGTAGAGGGCTTCGAACTCGGAGCCGCGGTGACCGATCATCGTCCGCGACATGGCGGCGAAAGTTTCAGGCGAAACGTCGATCGGGCCGGGACTGAACAATTTGGGCGAGGACATCGGCGCAAACGGTAGGCCGGGACCCCGCTTCGCCAAGTGCGAAGAGCGACACATTCCGCGAATCGCAAGCCGCCGCTAGCGTGTCAGCCGATCGGGATCTAAGCTCCCGGCAAATCTCCCTATGCTCCACGTTCTCAGTCGCGAACAATTCCTGCCCGTTTCTCCCGAAGAGGCTTGGGATTTCTTCTCATCCCCGCGGAACCTCGATTCCATCACCCCGCCGGACCTCGGTTTCCGCATTGTCCATTGCCCGGCGGAAAAGATGCACGAAGGCCAGATCATCGAATACCGCGTGAAAATCCTGCCCGCGGTTTGGGTGCCTTGGGTGACGGAGATCAAAGGGGTGGACGAAGGGCGTTCCTTCATCGATGAGCAGCGCTTCGGGCCCTACAAGTTCTGGCATCACCTCCACGCCTTCGAGGCGGTCGAGGGCGGGGTGAAGGTCCACGACCTCGTCCATTACATCATGCCTCTCGGCCCGCTGGGAAGCATCGCCCACCTCCTCTTCGCCCGCCGCAAATTGCAGCGGATCTTCGACTTCCGCCGGGAAGAAATGGAGCGGCGGTTTGGCCGCCGCTCCTGAAATCGGATCCGGCTCAGGAGGAAGCAGGGCCGCCACCCGGGTTCCATTCGTCCCGGGTCAGCAACTCATCCCCGTTGTCGTCCTGGCCGTCGAACTTCTTGTCGATGACTTGCGGCTTCACGGCCGGGGGATAGGCACCGGCAAATTCGTCCACCGTCAGCTCGTCGTTGCTGTCCAGATCGGCGAGGTCGAACTTCCGGAAGGGAATCCCGGAGGTATCCGGCTGCGGGCTTTCGACGTAGTCGGTGTATTCCTCCAGCGTCACTTGGTCATCGTCGCTGGCATCGGCCATCAGATGGCGCTTGCGAACTTCGATCAGCGGACGCTTGCCGGGCACGAGCACGACAAACTCTTCCAGCGAAAGGAAGCCGTCGATGTTCAGGTCCGCGACTTCAAAGCGAAGCGCCGGGTCCGCATTCTTGTCCTTCAGGATCGCCGCCGAGCGGAAGGCGAGGTATTCGGAAAGCGAGATCGACTTGCTCTTGTCGCTGTCGGCGCTCTTGAACTGCTTCTTGAGCTGCCCTCTGGACAGGCCCTCGGAGTAAGCCGTGGAGAATTCAAGCTCCGACAGACTCCCGGAGGTGTCGGCGTCGGCAGCATTGAATTCAGCCTGCAGAGTTCCCACGACCGCCCCGCCGAAGGCGGGAAGGGCGAGGAAGAGACCGGCGCAGGAGAGCGCGATACGGGTGGATGGTGAACTGGTCTTCATGGGACCATGACCCTCCCACATCCCGGAAGTGGGTCAAGAATTTAGACCCTGTTGATAATCAGTCTCAACCGAAAGGGAATGGGAAGCCGTTGCCGATGCCGAATTCACGCGGGGTCAGGCCGCCGCTGCTATCCT from the Luteolibacter rhizosphaerae genome contains:
- a CDS encoding pyridoxal-phosphate-dependent aminotransferase family protein, translated to MSSPKLFSPGPIDVSPETFAAMSRTMIGHRGSEFEALYASLQPGLQAIFGTSRPVFLSTSSAWGVMEGALRNLARKKVLCLCCGAFSDKWLDVAKKCGYEADSVQVEWGQQIDPEAVRAKLSEGGFDTVTLIHSETSTGVLNDLAAISKVVKSFPDTMLIVDTVSSLSTVPVDMDANGIDVMLAGVQKALALPPGLAVFAVSEAGMERAKGTPNRGYYFDFVEFAKNAAVNNTPSTPAISILYGLQYILGLIEKEGMEARFARHAKTNAMIHAWGAKRGFEHFAPEGFRSTALTCFKTPEGFDLSGFIKALKTKHNFLINGGYGKIKGTTFRISNMGNETEATMQELIDAMEDVLG
- a CDS encoding SRPBCC family protein, whose protein sequence is MLHVLSREQFLPVSPEEAWDFFSSPRNLDSITPPDLGFRIVHCPAEKMHEGQIIEYRVKILPAVWVPWVTEIKGVDEGRSFIDEQRFGPYKFWHHLHAFEAVEGGVKVHDLVHYIMPLGPLGSIAHLLFARRKLQRIFDFRREEMERRFGRRS
- a CDS encoding EF-hand domain-containing protein, with the protein product MKTSSPSTRIALSCAGLFLALPAFGGAVVGTLQAEFNAADADTSGSLSELEFSTAYSEGLSRGQLKKQFKSADSDKSKSISLSEYLAFRSAAILKDKNADPALRFEVADLNIDGFLSLEEFVVLVPGKRPLIEVRKRHLMADASDDDQVTLEEYTDYVESPQPDTSGIPFRKFDLADLDSNDELTVDEFAGAYPPAVKPQVIDKKFDGQDDNGDELLTRDEWNPGGGPASS
- a CDS encoding 3-keto-disaccharide hydrolase, encoding MKSVLLFLAMAVPAFSAPNELSPEEKKENFKLLFDGKSLKGWRTYKQKEPKEQWKIEDDAITLTSGGGGDLITDDEFEDFDFRCEWKIADQGNSGIMWHSTEEHQYPWVSGPEYQILDSFDKAGHKYAHETKKGNIAGCFYDIYPGKVEWSKPVGEWNETRIVIKGTKVTLYLNGNVTSDVDTASDEFKAALAKSKFNGWEHFNKAKKGHIVFQDHGDKVAFRNIRIKKL